A part of Elusimicrobiota bacterium genomic DNA contains:
- a CDS encoding PorV/PorQ family protein — translation MQKLKKRVLSTAYGLRPMAYGTLMTVMKSNCLKFFAYLTTGLLSVMLFVAPGSCENSNAGTSAAQFLKIGAGARAAAMAEAQSAAADDVYAGYYNPAGLALIERPMMGAMHAQYLQGAGYQYGALALPIRKGSRGVLALSISNLGVNDLERRTQDTDLPVDYFDAANFAYSLSYARRATDRLCLGVTGKLVRVSIDNVSGNVLAADIGLRYRLGAGAGSPVDIAFVARNMGAKLKFGTEEDPIPSAIVFGVSAHPLPELLLDLDLIRYRDTDMIIAAGGEYRHKLSGKLQGLVRAGYSNHYKSAEGTSGVTLGAGLSLSGLTVDFAWVPFGDLGNTFRYSLLVQF, via the coding sequence ATGCAGAAACTAAAAAAACGAGTTCTCTCTACAGCCTATGGCTTACGGCCTATGGCCTATGGCACTCTTATGACAGTGATGAAGAGTAATTGCTTGAAATTTTTTGCGTATCTGACGACGGGGCTCCTGTCGGTCATGCTCTTCGTTGCCCCCGGCAGCTGCGAAAATTCAAATGCGGGAACGAGCGCGGCCCAATTCCTGAAAATAGGCGCCGGCGCCAGAGCCGCGGCCATGGCCGAGGCCCAGTCGGCCGCCGCGGACGACGTTTACGCGGGATACTATAATCCGGCGGGTCTTGCGCTTATCGAAAGGCCCATGATGGGCGCTATGCACGCCCAGTACCTGCAGGGCGCCGGATATCAGTACGGAGCGCTGGCGCTTCCCATTAGAAAAGGTTCGCGCGGCGTTTTGGCCCTCTCAATCTCCAACCTGGGCGTAAACGACCTGGAGAGGCGCACGCAGGATACCGACCTGCCCGTGGACTACTTTGACGCCGCGAACTTCGCCTACAGCCTCTCATACGCCCGCCGCGCCACGGACAGGCTGTGCCTGGGGGTGACGGGGAAATTGGTGAGGGTAAGTATTGATAATGTTTCCGGCAACGTCCTTGCGGCGGACATCGGCCTGAGGTACCGGCTTGGCGCCGGCGCCGGTTCCCCGGTTGATATCGCGTTCGTTGCGCGCAATATGGGCGCCAAACTGAAATTTGGAACGGAAGAGGATCCTATTCCTTCGGCCATTGTTTTCGGGGTCTCCGCGCATCCGCTCCCGGAGCTGCTTCTGGACCTGGATCTTATCCGCTATCGCGACACTGACATGATAATCGCCGCGGGGGGGGAATACCGCCACAAGCTTTCCGGAAAGCTGCAGGGGCTGGTACGGGCGGGATACAGCAACCACTACAAAAGCGCGGAGGGGACAAGCGGCGTCACATTGGGCGCCGGGCTTTCTCTTTCCGGCCTCACAGTCGATTTTGCCTGGGTTCCTTTCGGGGACCTGGGAAATACCTTCCGCTACTCCCTGCTGGTTCAGTTCTAG
- a CDS encoding UvrD-helicase domain-containing protein gives MSSLDIQLNPEILPKLALNPKQLEAVTYFAGPELILAGAGTGKTKTLTSKIALLIASGVSPTQILAITFTNKAAQEMQHRVARLVPYSGGMWIHTFHSFGARLLRQHGRLIGIKPDFLIYDSDDQKKLVQLAMEELGFESEKTKAPVYVNLISRAKDDLLDAGSYQINAEASGEPNRLKAAQIYLRYQAKLIEACALDFGDLIVRTAELLKEKDEICEYFQEYFKYILVDEYQDTNHAQYVLIKTLSAKHRNLCVVGDPDQMVYGWRGADIRNIMEFEKDFKDSKTIVLEQNYRSTAKILYASNELIKHNRNRKEKKLWTEKPHGDPAEALEYQNELDEARGVLEKVKQLTAKDDFTYNDIAVFYRTNAQSRSFEDAFRRARIPYRLIGSVRFYERKEIKDAMSYLKMLVNPADTISILRVINTPARGIGKTALERITAYARQKEMPIYDALLTADQVPDITNTARRGIKDFLDLIEGIKGDLFTITPSLMLEKILVKSGYWQMTEEEAEKDKEGSLARLGNLQELVNATKEFEERCAKEGVPPTLHKYLEEAMLASQVDDMNTETYAVTLMTVHLAKGLEFPAVFVTGLEENLFPINAANTSQEELEEERRLAYVGMTRAKEKLYLTWANTRRIFGTTYPNIASRFIFESKVAAETARRPGEDDVQVIGAYQPPRAAGRIGKGRRVAHPIYGPGRVVDQIGTGEYAKVTVVFDSGARQTFMLKYAPLQAL, from the coding sequence ATGAGCAGTTTAGACATCCAGCTTAATCCGGAAATTTTACCCAAACTGGCTTTAAACCCGAAGCAGCTTGAGGCCGTCACTTATTTCGCGGGGCCGGAACTGATACTCGCGGGGGCGGGCACCGGCAAAACCAAAACGCTGACCTCAAAAATAGCTTTGCTAATAGCCTCCGGCGTTTCACCCACGCAGATACTGGCTATTACCTTCACCAATAAAGCCGCCCAGGAAATGCAGCACCGCGTGGCCAGGCTGGTGCCGTACTCTGGCGGCATGTGGATACACACGTTCCACTCTTTCGGCGCGCGTCTGCTGCGTCAGCACGGCCGCCTGATAGGCATCAAGCCCGACTTCCTCATTTACGACTCCGACGACCAGAAAAAACTTGTGCAGCTGGCCATGGAAGAGCTGGGCTTTGAAAGCGAGAAAACAAAAGCCCCCGTTTACGTAAACCTCATCTCGCGCGCCAAAGACGATCTGCTTGACGCCGGCTCTTACCAGATAAACGCCGAGGCCTCCGGCGAACCGAACCGCCTGAAAGCGGCGCAGATATACCTGCGCTACCAGGCGAAGCTCATTGAGGCCTGCGCCCTTGATTTCGGCGACCTGATAGTGCGCACGGCCGAACTGCTTAAAGAAAAAGACGAAATATGCGAATACTTCCAGGAATATTTTAAATACATACTGGTGGACGAATACCAGGACACGAATCACGCGCAATATGTGCTTATCAAAACTCTTTCCGCGAAACACCGCAATCTCTGCGTGGTGGGAGACCCCGATCAGATGGTGTACGGGTGGCGGGGCGCCGACATCCGCAATATCATGGAGTTCGAGAAGGATTTCAAAGACTCAAAGACCATAGTGCTGGAACAGAACTACCGTTCCACCGCGAAAATACTTTACGCCTCGAACGAGCTGATAAAGCACAACCGCAACCGCAAAGAAAAAAAACTCTGGACCGAAAAGCCCCACGGCGACCCCGCCGAGGCGCTTGAATACCAGAACGAACTGGACGAAGCGCGGGGCGTGCTTGAAAAAGTAAAACAGCTGACCGCCAAAGACGATTTTACCTATAACGATATCGCCGTTTTCTACCGCACTAACGCCCAAAGCCGCTCTTTCGAGGACGCTTTCAGGCGCGCGCGCATACCGTACCGCCTGATAGGCTCGGTGCGGTTCTACGAGCGCAAAGAAATAAAAGACGCCATGTCCTACCTGAAAATGCTGGTGAACCCGGCGGATACCATAAGCATTCTGCGCGTGATAAACACGCCGGCGCGCGGCATAGGCAAAACCGCCCTTGAGCGGATAACGGCTTACGCCCGCCAGAAAGAAATGCCTATCTACGACGCTCTGCTTACGGCCGACCAGGTGCCGGACATTACGAACACGGCGCGGCGCGGAATTAAAGACTTCCTTGACCTTATAGAGGGGATAAAGGGCGACTTGTTTACCATTACGCCAAGCCTTATGCTTGAAAAAATACTGGTTAAGTCCGGCTACTGGCAAATGACCGAAGAGGAAGCCGAAAAAGACAAGGAGGGCTCGCTTGCCCGCCTTGGAAACCTGCAGGAACTTGTAAACGCGACAAAAGAATTTGAAGAACGCTGCGCCAAAGAGGGAGTTCCCCCCACGCTTCACAAATACCTGGAAGAGGCCATGCTGGCCTCGCAGGTGGACGACATGAACACCGAAACCTACGCGGTCACGCTTATGACCGTGCACCTGGCGAAGGGCCTTGAGTTCCCGGCGGTGTTCGTGACCGGGCTTGAAGAAAATCTTTTCCCCATAAACGCGGCCAACACCTCGCAGGAGGAGCTGGAAGAAGAGCGGCGGCTTGCTTATGTGGGCATGACGCGCGCGAAAGAAAAGCTTTACCTTACCTGGGCCAATACCCGCAGGATTTTCGGGACTACGTATCCCAATATCGCTTCGCGGTTTATTTTTGAAAGCAAGGTGGCGGCGGAAACGGCTCGCAGGCCCGGCGAGGACGATGTGCAGGTGATCGGCGCCTACCAGCCGCCGCGGGCCGCGGGCCGCATAGGCAAGGGCAGGCGGGTGGCGCATCCCATTTACGGGCCCGGCCGCGTGGTGGACCAGATAGGCACGGGGGAATACGCGAAAGTAACCGTGGTTTTTGACAGCGGCGCGCGCCAGACCTTCATGCTGAAATACGCGCCCCTGCAAGCGTTGTAA
- a CDS encoding DUF2723 domain-containing protein, with protein sequence MRQFFTTLKNLASPSKTAAIGGILFIGFFLLYGFTHDRIYPFDSLLYALAIRRPLFGGMLSAILSCNHFLWLPFLRWFFIGLKSAGFTGDPYAAIQWWNTGAGALLIVAVYGFLAKFIHRNWALSISCLAGFSHVIWLRSTGGEPYLTGTLLSVAACYLLIGFLSKPGRSLLLGMAFLGGMAVNIHIANIILLPTIAIVIAGRRGPQNRLNAVLALSLSGVMLLPYILFYDLATLHGLKEWLVWGSGQVNGQLPGSSASGKFDFHFLKTIPIGFTTLFQSIVALPVNGSFRRIVIMIVLGAACAWCVTNRALQKINWTIVLPPLAFFIATIVFFYIWQPGNLIYWASPFVFFVLSLALVFSPHLQSPPGLSVRLASGIFLLSLGFLNFYRVIQPNLEGNDVKPLVNICESIKKTTPPASVIMISGHYSGFLKVAIPYFAQRQTFALDLAIIQYYGTGQDPLLALQTRLNNCLEKGISVYMMDDVLLAKGEFGGWGVSAERIEAFLRSYHLTEVARLSQTEPGVLYRMER encoded by the coding sequence GTGCGCCAATTTTTCACCACTCTTAAAAATCTTGCTTCCCCGTCAAAAACGGCGGCGATCGGCGGAATTCTATTCATCGGGTTCTTCCTGCTGTACGGTTTCACGCATGATCGAATTTACCCCTTCGATTCTCTTCTCTACGCTTTGGCAATACGGCGACCGCTGTTCGGGGGGATGCTTTCCGCCATTCTGAGCTGTAATCATTTTCTCTGGCTTCCTTTTCTCCGGTGGTTTTTTATCGGACTTAAAAGCGCAGGATTTACCGGGGATCCGTATGCAGCCATCCAATGGTGGAACACCGGCGCCGGAGCGCTTTTGATCGTAGCCGTCTATGGTTTCCTGGCTAAATTTATTCACCGCAATTGGGCTCTGAGCATCAGCTGCCTGGCCGGTTTTAGCCATGTAATCTGGCTTCGATCTACGGGTGGCGAACCTTATCTTACGGGAACTTTGTTGTCCGTTGCGGCGTGTTATCTTTTGATTGGTTTCCTTTCTAAACCTGGCCGGTCCCTCCTGCTGGGAATGGCGTTCCTGGGAGGGATGGCCGTAAATATCCACATCGCAAACATCATCCTGCTTCCGACCATCGCTATCGTAATCGCGGGACGACGAGGCCCGCAAAATCGGCTTAACGCGGTTTTGGCGCTGAGCCTGTCCGGCGTTATGCTTCTTCCTTATATTCTCTTTTACGATCTCGCGACGCTTCATGGATTAAAAGAGTGGCTAGTCTGGGGATCAGGGCAAGTGAACGGACAGCTGCCCGGGTCATCCGCAAGCGGCAAATTCGATTTTCATTTCCTGAAAACAATTCCCATCGGATTTACCACTTTATTTCAAAGCATCGTTGCTCTGCCGGTAAACGGCTCGTTTCGCAGGATTGTTATTATGATTGTGCTGGGAGCCGCATGTGCGTGGTGTGTCACAAATCGCGCCCTGCAAAAAATCAACTGGACGATTGTCCTCCCCCCGCTCGCATTTTTTATCGCGACAATCGTCTTTTTTTATATATGGCAGCCGGGCAATCTGATCTACTGGGCAAGCCCGTTCGTTTTCTTCGTTCTTTCCCTGGCGCTGGTCTTTTCGCCGCATCTCCAAAGCCCCCCCGGTCTCAGTGTGAGATTGGCATCCGGAATTTTTCTTTTGAGTCTCGGCTTTCTCAATTTTTACCGGGTAATCCAGCCGAACCTTGAAGGAAACGACGTCAAACCGCTGGTAAATATCTGTGAATCGATCAAAAAAACGACCCCTCCCGCCAGTGTCATCATGATATCCGGCCATTACAGCGGATTTCTCAAAGTGGCCATCCCATATTTTGCCCAACGACAAACGTTTGCGTTGGATTTGGCGATCATCCAGTACTACGGGACCGGCCAGGACCCGCTTCTCGCCCTTCAAACTCGCCTGAACAATTGTTTGGAAAAGGGTATTTCTGTTTATATGATGGATGATGTCCTTCTCGCCAAGGGAGAGTTCGGCGGGTGGGGCGTCTCCGCTGAACGGATCGAGGCGTTTCTCCGGTCCTATCATCTGACGGAAGTCGCGCGTCTCTCTCAGACAGAACCCGGCGTTCTCTACCGTATGGAACGGTAA
- the ychF gene encoding redox-regulated ATPase YchF → MEIGIVGLPNVGKSTLFNALTKAGAASSNYPFTTIDPNVGVVPIPDKRLDALFEIFKPPKKVASYIKFVDIAGLMKGASQGEGLGNKFLANIREVDAIVQVVRVFDNPDVVHVLGEVDPIRDIEVIETELMLADLEAVDKMIDKNSGNLRSGSKEAKEKQEKLEKIRKLLADGKPAKEAGYAIEEVRDFNLLTVKPVFFVANTSETPNAAVQAKLRDFIKSRGAILVEISAKIESELIELPDEEKAAFMKDLGEEYTGLEKMILAGQKLLNLISFFTAGSDDEVRAWSLRKGLKAPQAAGRIHTDFEKGFIRAEVYSFEDIVKYRDEKTLKEKGLIRSEGKEYVMKDGDVCFFKFNV, encoded by the coding sequence ATGGAAATAGGAATTGTCGGCCTGCCCAATGTGGGAAAATCAACGCTTTTTAACGCACTTACCAAGGCGGGGGCGGCCTCGTCGAACTACCCTTTTACCACCATCGACCCCAATGTGGGCGTGGTGCCGATACCCGACAAGCGCCTGGACGCGCTTTTTGAGATTTTCAAGCCGCCGAAAAAGGTGGCTTCATATATAAAGTTCGTGGACATCGCGGGACTTATGAAAGGCGCTTCGCAGGGAGAAGGACTGGGCAACAAGTTCCTGGCCAATATACGGGAAGTGGACGCCATAGTGCAGGTGGTGCGCGTGTTCGACAACCCCGATGTGGTGCACGTGCTGGGCGAAGTGGACCCCATCCGCGACATTGAAGTGATAGAAACCGAATTGATGCTGGCCGACCTGGAAGCCGTGGACAAAATGATAGACAAGAATTCAGGCAACCTGCGCTCGGGCAGCAAGGAAGCGAAAGAAAAGCAGGAAAAACTTGAAAAGATAAGAAAGCTGCTGGCCGACGGCAAACCCGCAAAAGAAGCCGGCTACGCCATTGAAGAAGTGCGCGACTTCAACCTGCTTACGGTCAAGCCCGTTTTTTTCGTAGCCAACACCTCCGAAACCCCGAACGCCGCCGTGCAGGCCAAACTCCGCGATTTTATAAAGTCGCGCGGCGCCATTCTGGTGGAGATCTCGGCAAAGATAGAATCGGAACTCATAGAACTGCCGGATGAGGAAAAAGCCGCGTTCATGAAAGACCTGGGCGAGGAATACACCGGCCTTGAAAAGATGATTTTAGCCGGCCAGAAACTTTTAAACCTTATCTCCTTCTTCACAGCCGGCTCGGACGACGAAGTGCGCGCCTGGAGCCTGCGCAAAGGCCTGAAAGCGCCGCAGGCGGCCGGCCGCATCCATACCGATTTTGAAAAAGGCTTTATCCGCGCCGAAGTTTATTCCTTTGAAGACATCGTCAAGTACAGGGATGAAAAGACCCTGAAAGAAAAAGGCCTTATCCGCTCGGAAGGCAAAGAATACGTAATGAAAGACGGCGATGTCTGCTTCTTCAAATTCAACGTTTAG